From the Phycisphaerales bacterium AB-hyl4 genome, the window GACCGCTTTTTCAGCCGACTACGACACGTTCGCGCGATGCTCATCTTCCCCGCCGTCGTCGGCCAACTGCTGCTGCTGGTCGTCGGGCCCGCCGTGGCTGTCTGGCTCTATCCGCCTGCCTACAGCGACGTGGGCTGGATCCTCCGACTCATGATCGTCGCCACGCTCGCCAAGCTCGTCACCCAAACTTACATGCACGCCTTCCTCGCGCTCGGCGACAGCTTTCGACACATGCTCTTCGTCGCGACAAGGCTCGTGCTCACCGTGGCCGCAGCGCTGCTCGGCTACTACTACGCCGACCCGCTCGGTATGCCCGCCGAAGTCGGGTTCATCGTCGGCCTCGCGATCGCTCCCTGGCTGCACTACCCCATCGTCGCCTGCCTTGCCATCGGCAAGCGATGCTGGCAGCCTGCCGTCGACCTGCCCGTACTCACTGTCTGTGCTGCGTTGTCGATCATCATGCTCCTGCATGACTTCGCCCTGATCTGAGTTCCGGCGCGCCACCCCGAAAGCCCACGCCCGCCGGGGCGTGGCGCCCATACCCCAAAACCCATGGCCCCCCTCATCCCCCTCGCCCTCTACGGCTGGCCCCTGGTCGCCATCGCGCTGTTCGCATGGCTACCCCTGCGCACCGCCATCCTCGCCACCTTCCTCGGCGGGTGGATGTTCCTCCCCATGGAAACCTTCTACTTCGAAGGCATTCCCAACTACGACAAGTCCGTCGCCATCATCGTCGGCATCCTCGCCGGCCTCGCCCTCCACGGCGAGATCGGTCGGCTCACCGAGGTCCGCCCACACTGGTTCGACCTGCCCATGGCTGTGTGGATCGTCCTCCCGTTCTTCTCCGCTGTCTCCGTCGGCCTCGGTGTCTACGATGGGCTTTCCGGCATCTTGACAAACTTCCTGGTCTGGGGCATGCCTTACTGGATCGGTCGAGCCTTCTTCAGCGACCCTGCCGACATCCGACTGCTCGCGACCGCCATCGTCGTCGCGGGCCTCGTCTATGTTCCGTTCTGCCTCTACGAAAGCCGCTTCAGCCCGCAGCTTCACAACATCGTCTACGGCTACCACCAGCACGACTTCCGACAAACGCTCCGCTACGGCGGCTACCGACCCATGGTCTTCATGACCCACGGCCTCATGGTCGCCATGTTCATGGCCACCGCCACACTCATGGCCGTCGCCCTCTGGTACAGCGGCGCAAGGCAACGCCTGCTCAACATGCCCATGGCCGGTGTCGTCGTCATCCTCCTCATCACCACCATCCTCTCACGCTCCACCGGCGCGCTCTTGCTCATGGCCCTCGGCGGCGCCGCCATCCTCGCCGCGGACCACTGGCGAAAAGCCTTCCCTCTCACCATGCTCGCCATGGTCGCGCCCGTCTACGTCTTCTCAAGGCTTGGTCAGACCAACCTCGCCGAGCGCATGGTCCAGGCCGCCGAAACCATCTTCGGCCCGCAACGCGCCGCCTCGCTCTACTACCGCATTTACAACGAAGAAGCACTCATGCAACGCGCCTTCGAAGCGCCCATCTTCGGCTGGCGCGGCTGGAACCTCGCAAGACAAATCCACCCCGGCATGGAGCCCCACGAAATGCCCGTCGCAGAGAGCATGTGGATCCTCGCCTTCGGACAAAACGGCCTCGTCGGCCTCGCCGCGTTCATCACACTCATGATCCTCGCCCCCATCGTTCTCTTCCGACGGCTACCCAAACCTTTGCTTAGACATCCCACCGGCGCCGTCGTCGCCTGCATGGGCCTGGGCGCAATCCTCTACTCCATCGACGGGATGTTCAACGCCATGCTCAACCCCATGTTCATGCTCATGCTCGGCACGGTTACCGGCCTGCTCGCCGCCGCCCCCGTCCGCCGCATCGCACCGCCGCCACGCAAAGACCACGCCCCGCCCATCGTCGCCCCCCGCGCCGCCATCCCCCAGCCACCCGGCCCGCGCCCCTTACGCATCCTCTACGCCACCGGCCCCGGCGACCTCATCCCAACTTACCGACACTGGCGGCACGGCAACGACGACCCCTCCCAGATGAACGTCGCCTACACCCACCAGTTTCACGACATGTGCAGCCGACTCAACGCGAGCGCCTGGCTCATCAGCCCCCGCGAACCCAAACGCACCCTCGACGACGGCGACGTCCGCATCGACTACCGGCCCATCCCGTTGTTCAACCGCGCCGGCCCGCTGCACCACCTCGGCCTGTTCTGGTACAGCCTCCGACTCGTCGCCTCTGCCCGCCGATACCGCGCCGACCTCGTCGTCTCCACACGCTACGCCCATTGGTTCGTGCTCAGCATCCTCCCCGCGCTCGGCATCGCCGTCGTCCCCTCGCTGCACGGCAAGCTATGGGCGACTCATCGCACGCCGGGCATCATTCAACGCACCGTGCTCGCCCTGAGCAAGCGCTTCTTCGCCCACCACTGCCAGGCCATCATGGTCGCCTCCGATGACATCGCTCAGCAGGTCCGCCTGCTCACCACCGGCCCCGCGCGACCCATCCGCCGTTTCAGCCCGCTATACCGTCGCGCCGCCTTCGCCAACCTCGCCCCGCCCGACTTCGCCAGTCGACCGTTTCGCGTGCTCTACGCCGGACGCATCGAAACCACCAAAGGCGTCGACGACCTGCTCACCCTCGCCCGCCAGTGGCGCGCCGCCGGCCGCGACGACATCCGCATCGACCTCTGCGGCGACGGCTCACACCTCGCCGCGCTCCAGCAACAGGCGACCGCCCTCAACCTCGACGACCGCTTCAAATGCCACGGCCACTGCAACCGCAACGAAATGCAACACATGCTCGCCGCCGCCCACATTGTCGTCGTGCCCACCCGCGCCAGTCTCCACGAAGGCTTCAACCAGGTCGTCGTCGAAGCTGTCATGGCCGGCCGACCCGTCGTCAGTTCGCGCGTCTGCCCCGCCACCGCCGAGGTTCCCGAAGCCGTCTGGCTCGTCGAGCCCGACGCCGTCGACCAGTATCGCCACGCCATTGAAACCCTCGCCGACGACGAAGCGACTTTTAACCGCTACCGCGCCGGCACGCGCGCCGCCGCCGACCGTTACTTCGACGGCCGATACAGCTGGGGCGTCGTCCTCGAAACAATCGTTCGCGAAACCTTCGCCCAAAAAACCACCACAACTTTCATCCCCCCCAGCCCCACCCCGACCCCATTAAAGCCCACGGATGTAACGCAGTGAATCCGTGGGATACCCAAATTCGAAACCACAAACCAAAAACCACAAACCAACCCACCCCCCATGCCCACGCCCCCCTACATCCTCATCCTCGGCCACGGTCGATCGGGCACCAACTGGCTGCTCAGCCTGCTCGATCACAGCCCACGCACCCACTGCCGCAACGAGCCCAACGAGCTCGGCGGCGAACCCTGGCAGCGCCTCCCATCACCCTGGGTCTGTCAGCCGCTCGACCACGACGCCGTCGCGCCGCATTGGGATGCCGCCGTCGCCTGGTCCGCCGCCCGCGTCGGCCAGCGCGATCACCGCCTGCCCGATACCAAAGCCCACGTCCATCAATGGGCACGCCCGCTCGGCCTCGACCGCATGATGAAAGGCCCGAAGCTCCGCCGCGCCGTCAGCGTTGCACAACCCACGCTCGCCGAACCGGAATGGCAGCCGCCGCGCTGGTGGGCCCGCCCCGACGCGCTCACCGCTGCCGTGCCCGTACTCAAGCTCAACCAAGTGCCCGCATGGGCGTGCTGGTCGCTTGCGCATCGCCCTGACGCGATGCACGTGCACATCGTCCGCCACCCCGGCGGCTTCCTCAATTCCTACCGCAACCGTTGGCTCGCCCACCACGACCGCGACACGGTCACTCGCCTCAACCGCGACCGCCTTCACCAGATCGCCGCCGTCGACGACACATGGGCCACCCGCTTCGATGACATCCACACCCTCACCGCCGAGGCCGCCGAGCTCTGGTTCTGGCGCTACGCCGCCGAGATGATCCACCGCCTCGGCGAATCGCGCCCCAACTACCATCTGCTCATCTACGAACACCTCGCCGCCGACCCCGTCACCCAGACCCGCCGCCTTTACGACGCCTGTCGCCTCGACTTCACCCCCGCCATCGAGCGTGCCGTTCAGCCCACCGCCTCTCCCGCCATCGCCCGCGCCTGGCGCAACAAACTCACCGCCGAAGATCAACACCTCATCGACACCATCCTCACCGACTCCCCCCTCAACACCTTCTGGCCCCCGCAATAAAGCCCACGGATATAGCGCAGTGAATCCGTGGGACGCCCCCAACTCGAAACCCAAAACTCGAAACTCGAAACTTAAAACGCCCCCCCCATGCTCCC encodes:
- a CDS encoding sulfotransferase — encoded protein: MPTPPYILILGHGRSGTNWLLSLLDHSPRTHCRNEPNELGGEPWQRLPSPWVCQPLDHDAVAPHWDAAVAWSAARVGQRDHRLPDTKAHVHQWARPLGLDRMMKGPKLRRAVSVAQPTLAEPEWQPPRWWARPDALTAAVPVLKLNQVPAWACWSLAHRPDAMHVHIVRHPGGFLNSYRNRWLAHHDRDTVTRLNRDRLHQIAAVDDTWATRFDDIHTLTAEAAELWFWRYAAEMIHRLGESRPNYHLLIYEHLAADPVTQTRRLYDACRLDFTPAIERAVQPTASPAIARAWRNKLTAEDQHLIDTILTDSPLNTFWPPQ
- a CDS encoding glycosyltransferase, with product MAPLIPLALYGWPLVAIALFAWLPLRTAILATFLGGWMFLPMETFYFEGIPNYDKSVAIIVGILAGLALHGEIGRLTEVRPHWFDLPMAVWIVLPFFSAVSVGLGVYDGLSGILTNFLVWGMPYWIGRAFFSDPADIRLLATAIVVAGLVYVPFCLYESRFSPQLHNIVYGYHQHDFRQTLRYGGYRPMVFMTHGLMVAMFMATATLMAVALWYSGARQRLLNMPMAGVVVILLITTILSRSTGALLLMALGGAAILAADHWRKAFPLTMLAMVAPVYVFSRLGQTNLAERMVQAAETIFGPQRAASLYYRIYNEEALMQRAFEAPIFGWRGWNLARQIHPGMEPHEMPVAESMWILAFGQNGLVGLAAFITLMILAPIVLFRRLPKPLLRHPTGAVVACMGLGAILYSIDGMFNAMLNPMFMLMLGTVTGLLAAAPVRRIAPPPRKDHAPPIVAPRAAIPQPPGPRPLRILYATGPGDLIPTYRHWRHGNDDPSQMNVAYTHQFHDMCSRLNASAWLISPREPKRTLDDGDVRIDYRPIPLFNRAGPLHHLGLFWYSLRLVASARRYRADLVVSTRYAHWFVLSILPALGIAVVPSLHGKLWATHRTPGIIQRTVLALSKRFFAHHCQAIMVASDDIAQQVRLLTTGPARPIRRFSPLYRRAAFANLAPPDFASRPFRVLYAGRIETTKGVDDLLTLARQWRAAGRDDIRIDLCGDGSHLAALQQQATALNLDDRFKCHGHCNRNEMQHMLAAAHIVVVPTRASLHEGFNQVVVEAVMAGRPVVSSRVCPATAEVPEAVWLVEPDAVDQYRHAIETLADDEATFNRYRAGTRAAADRYFDGRYSWGVVLETIVRETFAQKTTTTFIPPSPTPTPLKPTDVTQ